The Pseudomonas multiresinivorans DNA window CGATGGCAACCAGCTGATCCAGAAGATGATCAAGGAAAAGGCCTTCGGCCTGGGCGACTTCAAGCTGGTGGAATCCAGCGAGGCCGACATGCTGGCCTACGTCAAGCGAGCCGGGGCCTTGAAGCAGCCCATCGTGTTCCTGGGCTGGGAACCGCACCCGATGAATACCCGAATCCAAATGAACTATCTGGAGGGAGGGGATTCCTACTTCGGTCCCAACTATGGCGGTGCGACGGTCTTCACCAACGTCAGAGCAGGCTATCTTCAGGAGTGCCCCAATGTCGCGCGGCTGCTGAAGAACCTGAAATTCGACCTGGCGATGGAGAACCAGCTGATGGATGCGGTGCTCAACGAGCGACGCAATCCCCGCCAGGCCGCCAAGAGTTGGTTGAAAGCCAACCCGCAGGTGCTCGACGGCTGGTTGCAGGGTGTCGCTCCCGGCTCATCGGGCGCGGCGCCAGGGGGCCAGAAAACCGCCGCCATGGATTGATCCGGGCCTCTGGAAGTCGCTGGAACCGGGCCTTTCCACTGGATGCGACATGGCTGGTGCTGAATACGACTTCGCCTGCACTGGATGCGACCCACCCGGTAGGCGACGAAATTTTCCTGCTCCATGATCGTTTACGAAATGACAACAAAAGGGCCCTCCCAGGCCCCAACCATAATTCAGACCGCCGCGCCCCGAAGTGGGCAGCGCCGGCGCCCCAACCCCGCAGAGGAGTACGCTCATGAATGGTTTCAAGTCTTTGCTGCTGGCTGTGTCCCTAGGTGCGCCGCTGGCGGTTCAGGCCGCTGAACCTGACTCGTGCGGCACGGTACGTTTCTCCGACGTCGGCTGGACCGACATCACCGTGACCACCGCTACTACCCGACAGGTGCTGGAATCCCTTGGCTACAAGACCAAGGTGACCATGCTCTCCGTGCCGGTGACCTACAAGTCGCTGGCGAACAAGGACCTGGACGTCTTCCTCGGCAACTGGATGCCGAGCATGGCCAACGACATTAAGCCCTACGCCGACAACGGGTCGGTGGAGACGGTGAAAGCCAACCTCGAGGGTGCCAAGTACACCCTGGCCGTCACCCAGGCGGCCTATGACGGCGGCCTGAAGTCCTTCGCCGACATCGCCAAGTTCGCCGACAAGCTCGACAACAAGATCTACGGCATCGAGCCGGGCAACGACGGCAACCGCCTGGTCCAGGGCATGCTCGACAAGAACCAGTTCGGCCTGGGCAAGTTCAAGCTGGTGGAGTCCAGCGAAGCCGGCATGCTCTCGCAGGTCGGGCGCGCGGACCGGCGCAACCAGTGGATCGTGTTCCTGGGCTGGGAACCGCATCCGATGAACACCCGCTTCAAGATGAAGTACCTCGAAGGTGGCGATGACGTGTTCGGCCCCAACTATGGCGGCGCGACCATCTACACCAACGTGCGCAAGGGCTACGCCCAGGAATGTCCGAACGTCGGCAAGCTGCTGACCAACCTGACCTTCACCCTGGACATGGAGAACAAGCTCATGGACGCCGTGCTCAACGGGGGCAAGAAGCCCGAAGAAGCGGCCAAAGCCTGGTTGAAGGACCATCCGGAACTGCTCGACGCCTGGCTCGCCGGCGTGACTACCCGTGACGGCAAACCGGCCTTGGCGGCAGCCAAGGTGGCATTCGCGAAGTAAGTGCCGAGTAATTGCCGTTGGCCGAATCCTCAAGCTTCTGATGGGCCCGCATTATGTTTCTGACTGACCACAAGCTACCGCTGGGCGAGCATATCGCCGCCTTCGTCGACTGGCTCACGCAACATGGCGCGTCGGTGTTCGACAAGATTTCCGACACCCTCGAGTTCCTCATCCACGGCGTCACCAACAGCCTGCTCTGGTTCAACCCGCTGGCGCTGATCGCGCTGATGGTCTTCCTGGTGTTCTACATCCAGCGCAGCTGGGGCCTTGCCGTATTCGCCCTGGCCTCGCTGCTGCTGATCCTCAACCTGGGGTACTGGCAGGAGACCATGGAGACCCTGGCGCAGGTGATCTTCGCCACAGTGGTGTGTATCGCCATCGGCGTGCCGCTGGGCATCCTGGCGGCGCACAAGCCCTGGTTCTACACCGGGCTCAGGCCACTGCTGGACCTGATGCAGACGGTACCCACCTTCGTCTACCTGATCCCCACCCTGACCCTGTTCGGTCTGGGTGTGGTTCCGGGCCTGATCTCCACCGTGATCTTCGCCATCGCCGCGCCCATCCGCCTGACCTGCCTGGGTATCCAGGACGTGCCGGCGGAGCTGATGGACGCCGGCAAGGCCTTCGGCTGCTCGCGTTGGCAACTGCTGACGCGCATCGAGCTGCCGCACGCCATGCCGAGCATCGCCGCGGGGGTCACCCAATGCATCATGTTGTCGCTGTCGATGGTGGTTATCGCCGCGCTGGTGGGTGCTGATGGCCTCGGCAAGCCGGTGGTCAACGCGCTCAACACCGCGGATATTTCCCTCGGCTTCGAGGCCGGTCTGGCCATCGTCCTGCTCGCCATCCTGCTCGACCGGGTGTGCAAGCAACGCTCGCTGCGGGGGAGGTAAGCACTATGTCGGCGATTCGATTCGAACATGTGGATGTGATTTTCGGCACCCACACCAAGGAAGCGCTCAAGCTGCTGGACAAGGGCCTGGGCCGCGAGGAAATCCTCAAGCGCACCGGCCAGGTGCTGGGTGTGGAGGATGCCTGCCTGGACGTCGAGCGCGGCGAAATCTGCGTGATGATGGGCCTGTCGGGCTCGGGCAAGTCCAGCCTGCTGCGCTGCATCAACGGCCTCAACCGGGTCAGCCGCGGCAAGTTGCTGATCGAGCACGAAGGCCAGCAGGTGGACGTCGCCAACTGTTCTCCGGCGACGCTCAAGACCATGCGCACCCAGCGCATCGCCATGGTGTTCCAGAAGTTCGCGCTGATGCCCTGGCTGACCGTGGCCGAGAACATCGGCTTCGGCCTGGAGATGCAGGGCCGCCCGGCCAACGAGCGGAAGAAGGTGATCGACGAGAAGCTCGAACTGGTCGGCCTGTCGCAGTGGCGCGACAAGCGCCCGGACTCGCTCTCCGGCGGCATGCAGCAGCGCGTCGGCCTGGCCCGTGCGCTGGCCATGGATGGCGACATCCTGCTGATGGACGAACCCTTCTCCGCGCTGGACCCGCTGATCCGCCAGCAATTGCAGGACGAACTGCTGGTGCTGCAACGGCAATTGCACAAGACCATCGTCTTCGTCAGTCATGACCTGGACGAGGCGCTGAAGATCGGTACGCGCATCGCGATCATGAAGGACGGCCGCATCATCCAGCACGGCAAGCCCGAGGAAATCGTGCTCAGCCCGGCGGACGACTACGTGCGCACCTTCGTTGCCCACACCAACCCGCTCAACGTGCTCTGTGGCTCCAGCCTGATGCGTGGCCTGGACCAGTGCCGCCGCCAGGCCGACGAGGTGTGTTTCGACCAGGGTCGCGACTGCTGGCTGGGCCTGACCGAGACCAACCAGATCAAGACCGCGCGCCAGGGCAGCAACATCATCGACCTGCAGCAATGGCGCCCGGGCGACCCGGTGGAGAAGCTCAAGCACGAGCCAACCCTGGTGGACGTCAACATCCGCATGCGCGATGCGTTGCAGATTCGATACCAGACCGGCCACAAGCTGGTACTGCAGGAGCAGAGCCGCGTGGTCGGCGTGCTCGGCGACAGCGAGCTGTACCACGCGTTGCTGGGCAAGAACCTGGGCTGATTCTTTCGGCTACATGAAAACGCCGGCTCCCTGCGAGGGGAGCCGGCGTTTTTGTTTGAGCTGGGGGCGACGGTATTTCTTGTAGGAGCGAGCTTGCTCGCGAACGGGTTCCCCGGACGCTCGGTGCTGAGGCGGTTCGCGAGCAAGCTCGCTCCTACAGGGAAACTCCGGTGCCTCGGCTGGCCCTCACCCTAGCCCTCTCCCAAGGGGAGAGGGGACTGTCCTTTGCGTTCGGGAGGCTTGGAGCTTTCCGGCTACCTTCGTTTCCGATCCAGTACTCCGAACGGCTCCCTCTCCCTTCGGGAGAGGGTTGGGGTGAGGGGATAGCCCGCACCGATGTCGCAAGAAGCGTAGGAGCGGACTCCGTCCGCGATGGTATCCGGCGCGAAGCGGAATCGATCGCGGACGGAGTCCGCTCCTACAGGCTTGCCACGTCAGTGCTTCAGATCAGCCAACCCCTTGAGCAGCGCCTCGTGGAAGCGCTTCGGGTCCTGGATCTGCGGCGCGTGGCCCATGTCGTCGAACTCCACCAGGGTGGCGTTGGGGATGGCCTTGGCGGTCGCCTTGCCCAGTTCGGCGTAGTTGCCCAGCTTCGGCTTGAGCTCGGCCGGGGCGATGTCCTTGCCGATGGCGGTGTTGTCCTTGGTGCCGATCAGCAGCAGGGTCGGCATCTTCAACTGGCCGAATTCGTAGACCACCGGCTGGGTGAAAATCATGTCGTAGAGCAGCGCCGAGTTCCACGCCACGCGCTCATGGCCGGCGCCGTTAAACAGGCCGGCGAGCATGTTCACCCACTTGTCGTACTCCGGCTTCCACTGGCCGGCGTAGTAGGTGGCCTGCTCATACTGGCGGATGCTGTCGGCGCTGGTCTTCAGCTCGCGCTCGTACCACTGGTCCGGGGTGCGGTAGGGCACGCCCAGGGCTTTCCAGTCTTCCAGGCCGATGGGGTTGACCATGGCCAGCTGCTCCACCTGCTGCGGGTACATCAGCGCGTAGCGGGCGGCGAGCATGCCGCCGGTGGAATGGCCCAGCAGGGTGATCTTGCCGATCTTCAGGTGATCCAGCAGCGCGTGGGTGTTGGTCGCCAGCTGCTGGAAGCTGTACTGGTAGCGCTCGGGTTTGGTGGATTTGCAGAAGCCGATCTGATCCGGCGCCACCACGCGGTAGCCAGCATCGCTGAGCGCGGCGATGGTGGTCTCCCAGGTACCGGCGCAGAAGTTCTTGCCGTGCAGCAGCACCACGGTGCGGCCATTGGGCTGCTTCTTGGGCTTCACGTCGATATAGGCCATGTGCATGTGGTGGCCCTGGGATGCGAAGCTGTAGTGGCCGACCGGGTAGGAGTAGTTGAAGCGCTCCAGTTCCGGGCCATAGGTGGGTTTGGATTCGGCGGCGTGCAGCGGCAGGGCAGCGGCCAACAGCAAGGCGGGAAGCCAGCGGCGGGGCATCGGGAAGCTCTCCTGGTGGTGGGGCACGGGTCAGACAGCGGGAAAGGCCATAGGTTGGCAGATTTCCGGGCACGTTGCCGCATCGGCGCTGCGGCTTTTTGCAGGAGCGAGGGGGACGTTTGGTTCTTGCTCGCGAACCTCCCAGCCCGGTGCCGACCCTGTTCGCGAGCAAGCTCGCTCCTACAGGCCAGGACCCGCTGCGGTGTCATGACCGTAGGATGGGTGGAGCGCAGCGATACCCATGCTGATGGCATGCGGGGCGATGGGTATCGCTGCGCTCCACACCATCCTACGAAGAGCCTTTCTCAGGCTGCGGTGGCGTCGCCGGTGAGCCAGTCGATGAACAGCGAGAACAGTTCCGCCTGGGAGTTGATTTCCAACTTGGTGTAGAGGTGCTTGCGGTGCATGCGCACGGTTTCCGGCGAGATATCCAGCACCCGCGCGCTGGATTTCACCGAGTGGCCACGCAACAGCAGGTGGGCGATCTCCCGCTCGCGCTCGGTCAGCCGGTCG harbors:
- the choV gene encoding choline ABC transporter ATP-binding protein yields the protein MSAIRFEHVDVIFGTHTKEALKLLDKGLGREEILKRTGQVLGVEDACLDVERGEICVMMGLSGSGKSSLLRCINGLNRVSRGKLLIEHEGQQVDVANCSPATLKTMRTQRIAMVFQKFALMPWLTVAENIGFGLEMQGRPANERKKVIDEKLELVGLSQWRDKRPDSLSGGMQQRVGLARALAMDGDILLMDEPFSALDPLIRQQLQDELLVLQRQLHKTIVFVSHDLDEALKIGTRIAIMKDGRIIQHGKPEEIVLSPADDYVRTFVAHTNPLNVLCGSSLMRGLDQCRRQADEVCFDQGRDCWLGLTETNQIKTARQGSNIIDLQQWRPGDPVEKLKHEPTLVDVNIRMRDALQIRYQTGHKLVLQEQSRVVGVLGDSELYHALLGKNLG
- a CDS encoding choline ABC transporter substrate-binding protein codes for the protein MKSLVSSLLALSVVLPGAARAAEPESCAVVRFADVGWTDITVTTAVTRLVLSHQGYRTQVVRLSVPDTYKAMSEKKIDVFLGNWMPSMANDIKPFADKGQVETVGANLEGAKYTLAVPHYAYEAGLKTFADIAKFREQLGGRIYGIEPGNDGNQLIQKMIKEKAFGLGDFKLVESSEADMLAYVKRAGALKQPIVFLGWEPHPMNTRIQMNYLEGGDSYFGPNYGGATVFTNVRAGYLQECPNVARLLKNLKFDLAMENQLMDAVLNERRNPRQAAKSWLKANPQVLDGWLQGVAPGSSGAAPGGQKTAAMD
- a CDS encoding choline ABC transporter substrate-binding protein, with amino-acid sequence MNGFKSLLLAVSLGAPLAVQAAEPDSCGTVRFSDVGWTDITVTTATTRQVLESLGYKTKVTMLSVPVTYKSLANKDLDVFLGNWMPSMANDIKPYADNGSVETVKANLEGAKYTLAVTQAAYDGGLKSFADIAKFADKLDNKIYGIEPGNDGNRLVQGMLDKNQFGLGKFKLVESSEAGMLSQVGRADRRNQWIVFLGWEPHPMNTRFKMKYLEGGDDVFGPNYGGATIYTNVRKGYAQECPNVGKLLTNLTFTLDMENKLMDAVLNGGKKPEEAAKAWLKDHPELLDAWLAGVTTRDGKPALAAAKVAFAK
- the choW gene encoding choline ABC transporter permease subunit; this encodes MFLTDHKLPLGEHIAAFVDWLTQHGASVFDKISDTLEFLIHGVTNSLLWFNPLALIALMVFLVFYIQRSWGLAVFALASLLLILNLGYWQETMETLAQVIFATVVCIAIGVPLGILAAHKPWFYTGLRPLLDLMQTVPTFVYLIPTLTLFGLGVVPGLISTVIFAIAAPIRLTCLGIQDVPAELMDAGKAFGCSRWQLLTRIELPHAMPSIAAGVTQCIMLSLSMVVIAALVGADGLGKPVVNALNTADISLGFEAGLAIVLLAILLDRVCKQRSLRGR
- a CDS encoding alpha/beta fold hydrolase yields the protein MPRRWLPALLLAAALPLHAAESKPTYGPELERFNYSYPVGHYSFASQGHHMHMAYIDVKPKKQPNGRTVVLLHGKNFCAGTWETTIAALSDAGYRVVAPDQIGFCKSTKPERYQYSFQQLATNTHALLDHLKIGKITLLGHSTGGMLAARYALMYPQQVEQLAMVNPIGLEDWKALGVPYRTPDQWYERELKTSADSIRQYEQATYYAGQWKPEYDKWVNMLAGLFNGAGHERVAWNSALLYDMIFTQPVVYEFGQLKMPTLLLIGTKDNTAIGKDIAPAELKPKLGNYAELGKATAKAIPNATLVEFDDMGHAPQIQDPKRFHEALLKGLADLKH